The Micromonospora siamensis genome contains the following window.
CGCCGGCTTCGGCCTCGGGGCGCTCGCGCTGACCGTCGCGGCGACCCGCCGGTCCCGGCGGCTCACCCCGTCGAAGCTGCACCCCGAACTGACCATGTGAGGATGCTGATGACCCGGGCGGCGACGCACCGGTGCGGCGCCGGCCGCGCCGGCCGGGCGGTGGGACGGGGAGGTTCGGTGGCGGACGGACGGTCACGGCGGCGGGAGGACACCCGGCAACGCCTCTTCGAGGCGGCCGTGCAGCTCATCGCCGAGCAGGGCTTCTCCGCCACCACCGTGGAGGACATCGCGGCCCGGGCCGGGGTGGCGAAGGGGACGGTCTACTACAACTTCGAGTCCAAGACCGTCCTCTTCGAGGAGCTGCTCCGGCACGGCATCGGGCTGCTCACCGCCGAGTTCCGGGCCGCCGTCGACGGCCTGCCGCCCCGCGAGGCGCTGGCCGCGCTGGTCCGCGCCGAGCTGGAGTACATCCGTCGCTACCGGGCCTTCGCCCAGTTGCTGCTCTCGGAGATGTGGCGGACCAACCGGGAGTGGCAGCAGACGCTGCGGCTGCTGCGCGGCGAGGCCATCGAGGTGATCGCCGAGACCGTCCGGGCCGGGGTGGCCAGCGGTGACCTGCCCGCCGACCTGGACGTGCCGACCGCCTCGTCGGCGCTGTTCGGGGTGGGTCTGGTGGTGGCCGTCGACTGGCTGGTGTTCCAGCCGGACCGGCCGATCGCCGACGTGCAGGACGCGCTGCTCGGCATCGTCCGCCGGGTCGCCCAGACCTGAGCCACGGGCTCTGCCGGCGGCGAAATTGCGTTGAACCGTACGGGTTCGCGGACCAAGCTGGGAGTACCGCCCCCCAACCGAGTCCGGAGGACCCTCCATGCGCCTGCTCCGAGACTTCTGGATCGCCGCGCCCCGGCGGGTGGCGGCCGCGTTCCTGCTGATCCTGCTCAGCGCCGGCGGGCAGGTCGGCGCGGCGGCCCTGGCCGGACCGGTTCTGGTGCACCGGGCGACCGGCTGGTTCGTGGCGCTCGCCGCCGCGCTGGCCGCCGCCGTCCTCGCCGACCTGGCCGTCGGCCTGCTGATGGCCGGGCTCACCGCCGACTGGTCCGCCGACGTCCGCCGCCGGTTGTGCCGGGTGGCGCTCGGGCAGGACCTGCCCACCCTGGAGACCACCCCGGTCGGCGAGCTGCTCGACCGGATCGACGGCGACGTCTACCAGGTGGCCGCCGAGATCCGCAACACCGGCTGGCGGATGATCCAGGCGCTCGCCGGCGGGGCACTGTCCACCGTGCTGGCCCTCTACGTCTGGTGGCCCGCCGGGCTGGGCATGCTGGCCCTGGTCGGCCTGCTGGTGCTCACCCTGCGCCGCCCGGCGGCCCGGATCAGGCCCGCCCGGATGGCCGAGGAGGAGGCCTGGTCGGACCTGGCCGCCGTGATGGAGGAGGCGGTGCACGGCCAGGACGACGTGCGTACCAGCCTGGCCCGGCCGTACGTGCTGCGCCTCTACGCCCAGCGGGCGGCCGAGGTGCTCGCCCGTGGCCGGCGGGTCTTCCGGCTCAACGCCCGGTTCACCCTCTCGGCCGTCGCCACCACCCGCACCGCCGTCGCCCTGGTGGTGCTCGGCGGGGCGTGGGCGCTGACCACCGGCCGGATCGACCCGGCCCGGCTCACCGCCGTCTGGCTGCTGGTGATCGGCTTCGGCGCCCTGATGGAGCACATCACCCGGATGCTGCCCCACCTCCAGTTCGCGCTGGGCGCCTGGGGCCGGGTGCGACTGCTGCACGACTCCGCGCAGGAACCCTCCGGCGGCGCCGCACCGGTCGAGGGCGACCTGACCGTACGCGGGCTGACCTTCCGCTACCCGGC
Protein-coding sequences here:
- a CDS encoding TetR/AcrR family transcriptional regulator: MADGRSRRREDTRQRLFEAAVQLIAEQGFSATTVEDIAARAGVAKGTVYYNFESKTVLFEELLRHGIGLLTAEFRAAVDGLPPREALAALVRAELEYIRRYRAFAQLLLSEMWRTNREWQQTLRLLRGEAIEVIAETVRAGVASGDLPADLDVPTASSALFGVGLVVAVDWLVFQPDRPIADVQDALLGIVRRVAQT